In Leisingera sp. NJS204, the DNA window AATTCAGCCGTGCAATGGCTGACGGGGCGCCGGACAACCAGCGCATCCGCGCCTTTTACCCGGAAATCCGGTTCTCCACCACGAGTTTTGCCCAGGTAGACAGCCGCCTCAGCTTTGGCCACGTTTCTGCCCCCGGCACCTATGCTACCACGGTGACGCGGCCGGACCTGTTCCGCAATTACCTGATCCAGCAGATTACCCTGCTCATTCGCAACCACGGTCAGCCAGTGACCATCGATGTCTCTGACACTCCGATCCCGGTGCATTTTGCAGTCGCCTCACGCCCCGATTTGACGGTGCCGCAGGACGGTGCAGCCGGGTTCACCCTGCGCGACGTATTTGACGTGCCGGATCTGTCGACCACCAATGACGATATCGTCAACGGCACCTATCAGCCGCCTAATGGCACCGGACCGCTGGCGCTGTTCACCGCACAGCGCATCGACTACTCGCTGGCCCGGCTCAGCCATTACACTGCCACCAGCGCCGAGCATTTCCAGAACCACGTGCTGTTCACCAATTACCAATTCTATGTCGCCGAATTTGAAGCCTACGCCCGCTCCCAGCTGGCGGATCCGGACTCCGGATATACCAGCTTTGTCAGCACCGGCGACCACGAGATCACCGATCCCTCAGCTGTGATACCGGCGATAGGCAAGCTGCCGCAGATGCCCACCTATCACCTGAAGCGCGCAGACGGAGGCGGCATCACCTTGGTCAACATCGGTGTCGGCCCGTCCAATGCCAAAACCGCCACCGATCATATCGCGGTGCTGCGCCCGCATGCCTGGCTGATGGTCGGCCATTGCGCAGGCCTGCGGAACACTCAGGCAATGGGAGACTTTGTACTGGCGCATGGATACTTGCGCGAAGACCACGTGCTGGATGATGATCTGCCGGTTTGGACACCGATCCCGGCGCTGGCGGAAATCCAGGTCGCACTCGAAGAGGCCGTGGCCGAGATCACTGAATACGAGGGTTTTGACCTCAAACGGATCATGCGCACCGGCACCGTCGCCACTATCGACAACCGCAACTGGGAATTGCGCGACCAGTCCGGTCCGGTGCAGCGGCTGTCACAATCCCGCGCCGTCGCGCTGGACATGGAAAGCGCCACCATCGCCGCCAATGGCTACCGCTTCCGGGTGCCTTATGGCACGCTTCTGTGCGTCTCCGACAAACCGCTGCATGGGGAGCTGAAGCTGCCGGGCATGGCCTCGGACTTTTACCGGACACAGGTTGCACGGCATCTGCAAATCGGCATAAGAGCAATGGAGCGGCTGCGCGGAATGCCTCTGGAGCGGCTGCACAGCCGGAAGTTGCGCTCGTTCGATGAAACGGCCTTCCTCTAAGGTTGAATTTTGCAGTTTTCCTAGAAAAAGTACCTATTTTCACCTGCTCGGTGCGCACAAGAAGTTGTGTTATCATACAACATAACGATAATATCCGGCGATGAGGCCCTAGAGTTCGGGCAGTTTAAGGAGACGAAGAATGTCCAAACCGATGACCAAAACCCAGCTTGTTGCCGCTCTGGCCGACGAAATGGGCAGCGACAAAAAAGTCGCAGGTTCCGCTCTGGAAGCGGTCTGCTCGCTGATCACCCGCGAAGTGTCGGGCGGCGGTGCCGTGACCCTGCCGGGCGTCGGCAAGATCTATTGCCGCGAGCGCCCCGAGC includes these proteins:
- a CDS encoding AMP nucleosidase — protein: MITTKHPGHPPTETFNDATEAVDRLELLYRQATGFICEEFSRAMADGAPDNQRIRAFYPEIRFSTTSFAQVDSRLSFGHVSAPGTYATTVTRPDLFRNYLIQQITLLIRNHGQPVTIDVSDTPIPVHFAVASRPDLTVPQDGAAGFTLRDVFDVPDLSTTNDDIVNGTYQPPNGTGPLALFTAQRIDYSLARLSHYTATSAEHFQNHVLFTNYQFYVAEFEAYARSQLADPDSGYTSFVSTGDHEITDPSAVIPAIGKLPQMPTYHLKRADGGGITLVNIGVGPSNAKTATDHIAVLRPHAWLMVGHCAGLRNTQAMGDFVLAHGYLREDHVLDDDLPVWTPIPALAEIQVALEEAVAEITEYEGFDLKRIMRTGTVATIDNRNWELRDQSGPVQRLSQSRAVALDMESATIAANGYRFRVPYGTLLCVSDKPLHGELKLPGMASDFYRTQVARHLQIGIRAMERLRGMPLERLHSRKLRSFDETAFL
- a CDS encoding HU family DNA-binding protein; protein product: MSKPMTKTQLVAALADEMGSDKKVAGSALEAVCSLITREVSGGGAVTLPGVGKIYCRERPEREVRNPATGEKFTKEADKVVKMTIAKALKDSVNG